The following proteins are co-located in the Carassius auratus strain Wakin chromosome 7, ASM336829v1, whole genome shotgun sequence genome:
- the LOC113105428 gene encoding GTPase IMAP family member 7-like, translated as MGASDSLPEKRIVLLGKTGDGKSSAGNTILKQQVFKSKASSESVTTECVSGDRKVHGKKITVIDTPGLFDTGLYEEAIKSEIIRSVIESSPGPDMFTIVLKVGRYTGQEMEVVDKIVEYCGEDIFNHSVVLFTHGEQLEGQTIEEFVKMSPKLQELVDKCGGRCHVIDSKYWRTHQTGYRSNRVQVKNLLETIEQKLKDNQNACYTNELLQIVEEEIQDEMKNINQVNMSPEESREEAKKIVQKKLLVKLAGVTTGILTGAFLGIGVAVASVVSLLKAANDAGVIEAGTVAGAAGVTGIVAGAVAVKAGIIAAGAGAGVGAGSGIAAAAGVAVGVAALAGAIGGGVTGCKAAEETDSVCDAIKNTAKLNYENAKGAVKKAKKHQLRLFKKETNECTDPGTD; from the exons ATGGGAG cttCTGACTCTCTGCCGGAGAAAAGGATTGTGCTTCTTGGGAAAACCGGAGATGGTAAGAGCAGCGCCGGGAATACGATTCTCAAACAACAAGTCTTCAAGAGCAAAGCTTCTTCTGAATCAGTCACGACTGAATGTGTCAGCGGAGACCGCAAGGTCCACGGCAAAAAGATCACCGTTATTGACACGCCTGGACTCTTCGACACCGGTCTGTATGAGGAGGCCATCAAATCTGAGATCATTCGTTCTGTGATCGAAAGCTCTCCGGGTCCAGACATGTTCACCATCGTCCTGAAGGTGGGGAGATACACGGGACAAGAGATGGAGGTCGTGGATAAAATCGTGGAGTATTGTGGAGAAGACATCTTCAATCACTCAGTGGTTTTATTCACTCACGGAGAACAGCTGGAAGGACAAACCATTGAGGAGTTTGTCAAGATGAGTCCGAAGCTACAGGAGCTGGTTGATAAATGTGGAGGCCGCTGTCACGTCATCGACAGCAAATACTGGAGAACCCATCAAACGGGATACAGGAGCAACAGAGTCCAGGTGAAGAACCTGCTGGAGACCATCGAGCAGAAGCTGAAGGACAATCAGAACGCCTGCTACACCAACGAGCTGCTTCAGATAGTGGAGGAGGAGATTCAAGATGAGATGAAGAACATAAACCAGGTCAATATGTCACCAGAAGAGAGTCGAGAAGAGGCCAAAAAGATAGTGCAGAAAAAACTTCTGGTTAAGCTGGCAGGAGTGACCACGGGAATACTTACCGGTGCGTTTCTGGGCATCGGGGTCGCTGTGGCCTCCGTCGTGTCTTTACTGAAAGCCGCTAATGATGCCGGAGTAATAGAAGCCGGAACCGTAGCCGGGGCCGCGGGAGTCACGGGGATAGTGGCGGGAGCAGTGGCGGTGAAGGCGGGGATCATCGCCGCAGGGGCCGGGGCCGGGGTCGGAGCTGGTTCCGGTATCGCTGCAGCTGCGGGGGTCGCTGTCGGAGTCGCGGCTCTCGCCGGAGCGATCGGGGGAGGAGTCACCGGATGCAAAGCCGCAGAAGAAACGGACTCGGTGTGTGACGCTATAAAGAATACCGCGAAACTCAACTATGAGAATGCCAAAGGTGCGGTGAAAAAGGCAAAGAAACATCAACTCAGACTTTTTAAAAAAGAGACAAACGAATGTACTGATCCTGGAACAGactag
- the LOC113105353 gene encoding GTPase IMAP family member 7-like: MGASDSLPEKRIVLLGKTGDGKSSAGNTILKQQVFKSKASSESVTTECVSGDRKVHGKKITVIDTPGLFDTGLYEEAIKSEIIRSVIESSPGPDMFTIVLKVGRYTGQEMEVVDKIVEYCGEDIFNHSVVLFTHGEQLEGQTIEEFVKMSPKLQELVDKCGGRCHVIDSKYWRTHQTGYRSNRVQVKNLLETIEQKLKDNQNACYTNELLQIVEEEIQDEMKNINQVNMSPEESREEAKKIVQKKLLVKLAGVTTGILTGAFLGIGVAVASVVSLLKAANDAGVIEAGTVAGAAGVTGIVAGAVAVKAGIIATGAGAAGVTGIVAGAAAVKAGIIAAGAGAGVGAGSGIAAAAGVAVGVAALAGAIGGGVTGCKAAEETDSVCDAIKNTGKLNYENAKGAVKKAKKHQLRLFKKETNECTDPGTD, encoded by the exons ATGGGAG cttCTGACTCTCTGCCGGAGAAAAGGATTGTGCTTCTTGGGAAAACCGGAGATGGTAAGAGCAGCGCCGGGAATACGATTCTCAAACAACAAGTCTTCAAGAGCAAAGCTTCTTCTGAATCAGTCACGACTGAATGTGTCAGCGGAGACCGCAAGGTCCACGGCAAAAAGATCACCGTTATTGACACGCCTGGACTCTTCGACACCGGTCTGTATGAGGAGGCCATCAAATCTGAGATCATTCGTTCTGTGATCGAAAGCTCTCCGGGTCCAGACATGTTCACCATCGTCCTGAAGGTGGGGAGATACACGGGACAAGAGATGGAGGTCGTGGATAAAATCGTGGAGTATTGTGGAGAAGACATCTTCAATCACTCAGTGGTTTTATTCACTCACGGAGAACAGCTGGAAGGACAAACCATCGAGGAGTTTGTCAAGATGAGTCCGAAGCTACAGGAGCTGGTTGATAAATGTGGAGGCCGCTGTCACGTCATCGACAGCAAATACTGGAGAACCCATCAAACGGGATACAGGAGCAACAGAGTCCAGGTGAAGAACCTGCTGGAGACCATCGAGCAGAAGCTGAAGGACAATCAGAACGCCTGCTACACCAACGAGCTGCTTCAGATAGTGGAGGAGGAGATTCAAGATGAGATGAAGAACATAAACCAGGTCAATATGTCACCAGAAGAGAGTCGAGAAGAGGCCAAAAAGATAGTGCAGAAAAAACTTCTGGTTAAGCTGGCAGGAGTGACCACGGGAATACTTACCGGTGCGTTTCTGGGCATCGGGGTCGCTGTGGCCTCCGTCGTGTCTTTACTGAAAGCCGCTAATGATGCCGGAGTAATAGAAGCCGGAACCGTAGCCGGGGCCGCGGGAGTCACGGGGATAGTGGCGGGAGCAGTGGCGGTGAAGGCGGGGATCATCGCCACAGGGGCCGGGGCCGCGGGAGTCACGGGGATAGTGGCGGGAGCAGCGGCGGTGAAGGCGGGGATCATCGCCGCAGGGGCCGGGGCCGGGGTCGGAGCTGGTTCCGGTATTGCTGCAGCTGCGGGGGTCGCTGTCGGAGTCGCGGCTCTCGCCGGAGCGATCGGGGGAGGAGTCACCGGATGCAAAGCCGCAGAAGAAACGGACTCGGTGTGTGACGCTATAAAGAATACAGGGAAACTCAACTATGAGAATGCCAAAGGTGCGGTGAAAAAGGCAAAGAAACATCAACTCAGACTTTTTAAAAAAGAGACAAACGAATGTACTGATCCTGGAACAGactag